The Bacillus sp. (in: firmicutes) genome includes a region encoding these proteins:
- the spo0A gene encoding sporulation transcription factor Spo0A, which yields MKKLKVCVVDDNRELVALLEEYLSSQKDMEVIGTAYNGQDCLNLLEQTNPDVLVLDIIMPHLDGLAVLEKIRELDTPMPYVIMLTAFGQEDVTKKAVELGASYFILKPFDMESLANHIRQVSNKSSNVLKKSTPSTVRSSSEEKPKNLDASITSIIHEIGVPAHIKGYLYLREAISMVYNDIELLGSITKVLYPDIAKKYNTTASRVERAIRHAIEVAWSRGNIESISSLFGYTVSMSKAKPTNSEFIAMVADKLRLEHRAS from the coding sequence GTGAAGAAATTAAAAGTGTGCGTGGTTGATGATAATCGGGAACTTGTTGCACTATTGGAAGAATATTTGTCTTCCCAAAAAGATATGGAAGTGATAGGGACCGCCTACAATGGTCAAGATTGCCTGAATTTGTTAGAACAAACGAATCCAGACGTCTTAGTTTTGGATATTATTATGCCACATTTAGATGGTCTAGCCGTCTTAGAAAAAATACGTGAACTGGATACGCCAATGCCTTATGTCATTATGCTTACCGCGTTCGGCCAAGAAGATGTGACAAAGAAAGCGGTTGAATTGGGGGCATCTTACTTTATTTTAAAACCATTTGATATGGAAAGCTTAGCGAACCATATTCGTCAAGTTAGCAACAAATCGAGTAACGTATTAAAAAAATCAACCCCATCAACTGTTAGATCCTCTTCGGAAGAAAAACCAAAAAATTTGGATGCAAGTATTACAAGTATTATTCACGAAATTGGTGTACCGGCACATATTAAAGGATATTTATACTTACGTGAAGCGATTTCCATGGTGTATAACGACATTGAGCTATTAGGTTCTATTACGAAAGTGTTGTATCCAGATATCGCGAAAAAATACAATACAACTGCCAGCCGTGTCGAACGGGCTATTCGTCATGCCATTGAAGTTGCCTGGAGCCGCGGCAACATCGAATCGATTTCTTCCTTATTTGGCTACACCGTCAGCATGTCGAAAGCTAAACCAACGAACTCTGAATTCATCGCGATGGTCGCTGATAAATTACGCTTGGAGCATCGGGCGAGTTGA
- a CDS encoding arsenic transporter codes for MDVQIPLVFFVFLMTMGVIFWRPAGMNEAWPASIGAGVILIMGIVSKEDIIDIINKIGGASLTIMATIVMAVILESFGFFHWAATRLIRLANGSGYRLYWYIQLLCFLMTLLFNNDGSILITTPLLILLLRNLGLKPYVQIPYLLSGALIATASSAPIGVSNIVNLIGLEIVQMSLYMQTAMMFVPATLGLLFMSWFMFLVIKKKLPKTLPTSIYDIEETFFTKHFHPLKGTISVTTKQKRIRLMMKILMFVFFLRCLLFVASFFGIPIEIIAILGSVVLLGWRWYYLRTTPVDILKKTPWHILIFAFSMYVIIYGLHNIGLTAWLVTIFEPVVHEGLFFASVMMGGLISILSNVFNNHPALMIGTFTLTELGLDPITIQTIYLATIIGSDMGSLLLPIGTLASLIWMHILRQHKIKVTWGDYLSVSLIVIPISTMVTLCLLYYWVHLVFV; via the coding sequence ATGGATGTCCAAATACCTTTGGTATTCTTCGTCTTCCTTATGACGATGGGCGTTATTTTTTGGAGACCTGCGGGGATGAATGAGGCATGGCCTGCTTCCATTGGTGCAGGGGTCATTTTAATAATGGGTATTGTCTCAAAGGAAGACATCATCGATATTATCAATAAAATTGGTGGTGCTTCGTTAACAATCATGGCCACCATTGTAATGGCTGTTATCTTAGAAAGTTTCGGCTTTTTCCATTGGGCAGCCACTCGACTCATTCGTTTAGCGAACGGGTCTGGCTATCGATTATATTGGTACATTCAACTGCTCTGTTTTTTAATGACCCTTTTATTTAATAATGATGGAAGTATTCTAATTACGACTCCGTTACTTATTTTACTACTAAGAAATCTCGGGTTAAAACCTTATGTACAAATTCCTTATTTATTAAGCGGAGCATTGATTGCTACAGCTTCTAGTGCTCCAATTGGCGTCAGCAATATCGTCAATTTAATCGGTTTGGAAATCGTTCAAATGTCTCTTTATATGCAAACAGCAATGATGTTTGTACCGGCTACCCTAGGATTGTTATTTATGTCATGGTTCATGTTTCTTGTCATAAAGAAAAAACTACCAAAAACTTTACCAACCAGTATTTATGATATCGAGGAGACATTTTTTACGAAACATTTTCACCCGTTGAAAGGAACAATATCTGTTACAACGAAGCAAAAACGAATAAGATTGATGATGAAAATATTAATGTTTGTCTTTTTCCTTCGTTGTCTCCTTTTTGTAGCATCCTTTTTTGGAATTCCAATAGAAATTATCGCTATTCTAGGATCAGTTGTTTTACTAGGGTGGAGATGGTATTATTTACGGACCACACCAGTAGATATATTGAAAAAAACCCCATGGCATATTTTAATCTTTGCTTTTTCGATGTATGTGATAATTTATGGTTTGCATAACATCGGCTTAACCGCCTGGCTTGTAACAATTTTTGAACCGGTGGTACATGAAGGATTATTTTTTGCAAGCGTTATGATGGGAGGGCTCATTTCTATCCTATCTAATGTTTTTAACAATCATCCGGCGTTAATGATAGGAACATTTACGTTAACCGAATTAGGGCTTGACCCAATTACAATTCAAACCATCTATTTAGCTACTATAATTGGGAGCGATATGGGTTCTTTATTATTACCGATTGGTACACTTGCCTCGCTTATATGGATGCACATATTAAGGCAGCATAAAATTAAAGTCACTTGGGGCGATTATTTAAGCGTGTCACTCATAGTGATTCCCATCTCAACAATGGTAACATTGTGTCTTCTCTATTATTGGGTTCATCTCGTCTTTGTTTAA